The following proteins are co-located in the Solanum pennellii chromosome 8, SPENNV200 genome:
- the LOC114078426 gene encoding uncharacterized protein K02A2.6-like: MALNFFLCGEILYRRTPDLGLLRCVDAVEVAKPIEQIHGGVCGTHMNGITLDEFGVPESIVTDNGANLNSHLMRGVCDQFKITHRISTAYRPQMNGAVEAANKNIKKILRKMVDNHRGLNEMYPYALLGYRMTVRTSTGSTPYLLVCGTEAVIPAEVETPSLRIIQEAELSNA, encoded by the exons AtggctctcaatttctttctatGTGGGGAAATACTTTATAGAAGGACTCCAGATTTGGGTCTTCTCAGATGTGTCGATGCTGTTGAAGTTGCAAAACctattgaacagatacatggTGGAGTTTGTGGCACCCATATGAATGGGATCACTTTGGATGA GTTTGGAGTACCAGAATCCATCgttactgataatggtgcaaatcttaacagtcacttgatgagaggTGTATGTGACCAATTCAAGATTACTCACAGAATCTCAACTGCTTATCGCCCTCAAATGAACGGAGCTGTGGAGGCTgccaataagaacatcaagaagattCTGAGGAAAATGGTTGACAATCACCGAGGTTTGAATGAGATGTATCCATATGCTTTATTGGGTTATCGAATGACCGTTAGAACATCGACTGGATCTACTCCGTACTTACTAGTATGTGGAACAGAGgcagtcatacctgctgaagttgaGACACCTTCattgagaatcatccaagaagctgagttGAGTAATGCTTAA
- the LOC107027641 gene encoding extensin-2-like, producing the protein MEASHPNNPPIHQNATSTYPNVQAPLYQSLPSNYQNQSPIYPNHPPPYQIPSPYQGVAPKCVNVQSIYRAPPPIYQVQAPIYQNPPPNYQAPSPNYQTNPYPRSQAPRPNTRSYQQMPPRQQGSYDPPRAKFKKKPSRSFTSLAESQKKLYERVDATGYIHPVGPKPVDID; encoded by the coding sequence ATGGAAGCTAGTCATCCCAATAATCCTCCAATTCATCAGAATGCTACCTCAACTTATCCAAACGTCCAAGCTCCACTATACCAAAGTCTACCCTCGAATTACCAAAATCAATCTCCCATTTACCCAAATCATCCTCCACCCTACCAAATTCCATCTCCCTACCAGGGTGTCGCTCCCAAATGTGTTAACGTACAGTCGATCTACCGAGCACCCCCTCCTAtttatcaagtccaagctccaATATACCAAAATCCACCTCCGAATTACCAAGCTCCATCGCCAAACTACCAAACAAATCCATATCCTAGAAGCCAAGCTCCCCGTCCAAATACCAGAAGTTATCAACAGATGCCTCCTCGCCAACAAGGCAGTTATGATCCTCCCCGAGCCAAATTCAAGAAGAAGCCTTCAAGAAGTTTCACCTCGCTCGCAGAAAGCCAAAAAAAGTTGTACGAGCGAGTGGATGCAACCGGATATATCCACCCAGTGGGGCCCAAACCCGTGGATATTGATTAA